From a region of the Aulosira sp. FACHB-615 genome:
- the gcvH gene encoding glycine cleavage system protein GcvH: MSQYPDDLKYQDSHEYVRLDGDIATIGITEFAARELGEIVFVELPEIGQLFAKGDELGTIESVKAVGEVFSPVTGTVVEINPVVADDPELLNDDPYGEGWLLKIRVDDPSELDDALTASQYSALVEGQE; this comes from the coding sequence ATGTCTCAATATCCTGATGATTTAAAATACCAGGATAGCCATGAATACGTACGGCTAGATGGTGACATTGCTACCATTGGCATTACCGAATTTGCCGCCAGAGAATTAGGGGAAATTGTATTTGTAGAACTGCCAGAGATTGGTCAACTTTTTGCTAAGGGTGATGAATTAGGCACAATTGAATCAGTCAAAGCCGTTGGAGAAGTTTTTTCACCCGTAACCGGTACAGTGGTAGAAATTAACCCTGTTGTGGCTGATGATCCCGAACTACTGAACGATGACCCTTATGGCGAAGGTTGGTTACTGAAAATACGTGTTGATGACCCCAGTGAACTAGATGATGCCTTAACTGCCAGTCAGTACAGCGCACTGGTAGAAGGACAAGAGTAA
- the gcvT gene encoding glycine cleavage system aminomethyltransferase GcvT, producing MANQENIAASLARTPLYQLGVELKARFTSFGGWEMPVQYSSITSEHEAVRNAAGMFDISHMGKFTLEGKKVIDQLQGLVPSDLSRLQAGQAQYTVLLNPQGGIIDDIIVYYQSEEKVAIVVNAATTAKDKTWLLQNLNLDDIQFQDLSPEKVLIALQGPQAEKYLQPFVEQDLQPIKAFGHLQANILGQPAFIARTGYTGEDGFEIMVDPEVGIELWRNFYNAGVVPAGLGARDTLRLEAAMALYGQDIDDNITPLEAGLGWLVHLDTKGDFIGRSVLEQQKANGVQRRLVGLQMQGRNIARHGYQVLSAGQVVGEVTSGTISPTLGYPVALAYIPSKIAKVGQQLEVEIRGKAYPAVVVKRPFYRSKTKG from the coding sequence GTGGCTAATCAAGAAAACATCGCCGCATCCTTGGCGCGAACTCCTTTATATCAACTGGGTGTAGAACTTAAAGCCCGCTTCACCAGCTTTGGTGGTTGGGAAATGCCTGTACAATACAGCAGTATTACCAGCGAACACGAAGCTGTGAGAAATGCTGCGGGGATGTTTGATATCTCCCACATGGGCAAATTCACCTTGGAAGGTAAAAAAGTCATTGACCAACTCCAGGGTTTAGTCCCTTCTGACTTGAGTCGCTTACAAGCGGGTCAAGCGCAATATACAGTATTGTTAAATCCCCAAGGGGGAATCATTGACGATATTATTGTTTATTATCAAAGTGAAGAAAAAGTAGCGATCGTTGTTAATGCAGCAACCACAGCCAAAGACAAAACCTGGCTATTGCAAAACCTCAACTTAGATGACATTCAATTTCAAGACCTCTCACCCGAAAAAGTCTTAATTGCCTTGCAAGGGCCACAAGCTGAGAAATATCTCCAGCCATTTGTAGAACAAGACCTACAACCAATTAAAGCCTTTGGTCATTTACAAGCAAATATACTCGGTCAACCAGCCTTTATCGCCCGTACAGGTTACACCGGCGAAGATGGCTTTGAAATTATGGTAGACCCAGAAGTAGGCATAGAATTATGGCGTAATTTCTACAATGCTGGTGTCGTTCCCGCAGGACTAGGTGCTAGAGATACCCTACGCCTCGAAGCCGCAATGGCACTTTATGGACAAGACATCGACGATAACATCACACCTCTAGAAGCAGGTTTAGGCTGGTTAGTTCACCTCGATACTAAAGGCGACTTTATTGGTCGGTCAGTCTTAGAACAGCAAAAAGCCAATGGAGTGCAACGCCGACTCGTAGGTTTACAAATGCAAGGACGTAACATCGCCCGTCACGGCTACCAAGTTTTATCCGCAGGTCAAGTTGTAGGAGAAGTTACCAGTGGGACGATATCTCCCACACTAGGTTATCCTGTTGCTTTAGCATATATTCCCAGCAAAATAGCAAAGGTTGGTCAACAGCTAGAAGTGGAAATTCGCGGTAAAGCCTACCCCGCAGTAGTAGTCAAACGCCCCTTTTATCGGTCAAAAACAAAAGGATAA
- a CDS encoding pentapeptide repeat-containing protein: protein MKNWRILASVVLAMALLLFPLSAEAASSSSITRSAGDEVIAKDYSGQSLVGSEFTNVDLENANFSNADLRGGVFNGTILEGVNLHGVDFSNGIAYLTRFKNADLTDAILTDAMMLRSTFDNVEITGADFTNAVLDGTQVKKLCAKASGVNSKTGVDTRESLGCR from the coding sequence ATGAAAAATTGGCGCATACTAGCGAGTGTTGTTTTAGCAATGGCTTTATTGTTATTCCCCTTATCGGCGGAGGCTGCTAGTTCTTCGAGTATTACCCGTTCGGCTGGGGATGAAGTGATAGCAAAGGATTATTCTGGTCAAAGTTTAGTGGGTAGTGAGTTTACCAACGTTGATTTGGAGAATGCTAACTTTAGCAATGCTGACTTACGCGGCGGTGTGTTTAACGGCACTATCCTAGAAGGTGTAAATCTGCATGGTGTAGATTTTAGTAATGGTATAGCTTACTTGACTAGGTTCAAAAATGCTGATTTGACTGATGCAATTTTGACAGATGCGATGATGCTGCGATCGACCTTTGATAATGTTGAGATTACAGGTGCAGATTTTACGAATGCCGTGTTAGACGGGACACAGGTGAAAAAACTCTGTGCTAAAGCTAGTGGTGTCAATTCTAAAACAGGTGTAGATACACGGGAGTCTTTGGGTTGTAGGTAA
- a CDS encoding DUF760 domain-containing protein produces the protein MSNLSPHQPDNFMPEDIKNNQFWQYLQSLNRDTVVQLSKPDSPEVLHLIQQTIVAILGNLPHDRFNTMITTNREELGRLLGSAMVDGYFLRNAEQRLQIEKTFHLADEQSTNPE, from the coding sequence ATGAGTAATCTTTCTCCTCACCAGCCAGACAACTTTATGCCGGAAGATATTAAAAATAATCAGTTTTGGCAATATCTACAATCTCTCAATCGAGATACAGTTGTCCAACTATCTAAACCAGATTCCCCAGAAGTATTACACTTAATTCAACAGACAATTGTGGCAATCTTAGGCAATTTGCCCCATGACAGATTTAATACTATGATTACTACTAACCGCGAAGAATTAGGCAGATTACTAGGTTCAGCTATGGTAGATGGCTATTTTTTACGTAACGCCGAACAAAGACTGCAAATAGAAAAAACTTTTCATTTAGCAGATGAACAATCTACAAATCCTGAGTAA
- a CDS encoding BON domain-containing protein: MKKLLPLIISSILLVGAVGCQENHQDAARSSTNNPTSQASAKPASQTTDKTPKDTTEKTAVTKNTPVTTKSEGALKSEVVKKLKAELPNNKLEVEAKAGNIVIKGTATSNAELKKAEKLVKEVKGVKSVKVEAKVLIPNKI; this comes from the coding sequence ATGAAAAAATTATTGCCATTGATCATCAGTAGCATTTTGTTAGTTGGTGCTGTTGGTTGTCAAGAAAATCATCAAGATGCTGCTAGAAGTTCTACTAATAACCCAACTTCCCAAGCATCAGCAAAACCCGCTTCTCAAACTACAGATAAAACACCTAAAGATACAACTGAGAAAACAGCAGTAACTAAAAATACTCCTGTAACTACAAAATCTGAGGGTGCATTAAAAAGTGAAGTTGTTAAAAAGCTGAAAGCCGAGTTACCAAATAATAAATTAGAGGTAGAAGCTAAAGCGGGGAATATCGTAATTAAAGGGACGGCGACATCGAATGCAGAGTTAAAAAAAGCTGAAAAATTAGTTAAGGAAGTCAAAGGTGTGAAGAGTGTCAAAGTAGAAGCGAAAGTGCTAATACCTAATAAGATTTAA
- a CDS encoding amino acid ABC transporter substrate-binding protein — MPNAALAETVMQKVARTGVLTAGTSKDALPFAYTDDQGKLTGYSVDMLNVIKQQLEKQLGKKIQLKLVGLTPAQRIPKIVNREVDIVCDASSFTWERDKKVDFSVSYGVTGTQLLVKSGSDIGSPESLIGKRIGVLAQTTNELAIKQVQPQAKLVYLKTRAEGYTALEEGKIDAFASDSILLEGWLQKAKNPDNFAIAPDRPFSREGIACMVPEDNSKFLDAVNYSLVKFMQGFVNGDSKYVAIFDRWFGPQGAVFLNRDLRDLTVETMQLVIEFREEIPKREL, encoded by the coding sequence ATGCCTAATGCTGCTTTAGCTGAGACTGTGATGCAAAAAGTTGCACGTACAGGGGTACTGACTGCTGGTACTAGTAAAGATGCACTGCCTTTTGCATACACCGATGACCAAGGTAAATTAACTGGTTATTCGGTAGATATGTTAAATGTCATCAAACAACAATTAGAAAAACAATTAGGCAAAAAAATTCAATTAAAATTAGTCGGTTTGACTCCTGCACAGAGAATTCCAAAAATAGTTAACCGGGAAGTTGATATTGTTTGTGATGCTAGTAGTTTTACTTGGGAACGAGATAAAAAGGTTGATTTCTCGGTGAGTTATGGTGTGACGGGGACGCAATTATTAGTGAAATCAGGTAGTGATATTGGTTCGCCAGAATCGTTAATTGGGAAAAGAATTGGGGTGTTAGCACAAACTACAAATGAATTAGCAATTAAACAGGTACAACCCCAAGCTAAGTTGGTTTATTTGAAAACTCGTGCGGAAGGTTATACAGCGTTAGAAGAAGGCAAAATTGATGCTTTTGCGTCTGATAGTATTTTGTTGGAAGGATGGTTGCAAAAGGCAAAGAATCCTGATAATTTTGCGATCGCACCTGATCGACCTTTTTCACGAGAAGGTATCGCTTGCATGGTTCCAGAGGATAATTCTAAGTTTCTCGATGCTGTAAATTATTCTCTGGTGAAGTTTATGCAAGGTTTTGTCAACGGCGATAGTAAATATGTGGCTATTTTTGACCGTTGGTTTGGGCCGCAAGGCGCGGTTTTTCTGAATCGAGATTTGCGCGATTTAACTGTGGAAACGATGCAATTGGTGATTGAGTTTCGTGAGGAAATTCCGAAGAGAGAACTGTAA
- a CDS encoding Mu transposase C-terminal domain-containing protein — MNRNVMSDLTVHTSVNAADVLSQESNTSPETNVIVTELSEEAQLKLEVIQSLLEPCDRTTYGQKLKEAAEKLGVTVRTVQRLVKKWEEDGLVAFTQTGRADKGKHRIGEFWENFIITTYKEGNKGSKRMTPKQVDLRVQAKARELGDSKPPNYRTVLRVLAPILEQKEKTKSIRSPGWRGTTLSVKTREGQDLSVDYSNHVWQCDHTRVDVLLVDQHGELLGRPWLTTVIDTYSRCIMGINLGFDAPSSVVVALALRHAILPKRYGSEYKLHCEWGTYGKPEHFYTDGGKDFRSNHLSQIGAQLGFVCHLRDRPSEGGIVERPFKTLNDQLFSTLPGYTGSNVQERPEDAEKDARLTLRELEQLLVRFIVDRYNQSIDARMGDQTRFGRWEAGLPTVPVPIEERDLDICLMKQSRRTVQRGGCLQFQNVMYRGEYLAGYAGETVNLRYDPRDITTVLVYRQEKSQEVFLTRAHAQGLETEQLSLDEALAASRRLRNAGKTVSNQALLQEVLERDALVANKKSRKERQKLEQEILRSTAVNESKTESLPSPVMEAEEVESTTQVQSSSPELEVWDYEQLREEYGF; from the coding sequence ATGAACAGAAATGTTATGTCTGATTTGACTGTTCATACATCTGTAAATGCTGCGGACGTTTTATCACAAGAGAGCAACACATCTCCTGAAACTAATGTGATTGTTACAGAACTCTCAGAAGAAGCCCAACTGAAGTTAGAGGTAATCCAAAGTTTGCTGGAACCATGCGATCGCACAACTTATGGGCAGAAGCTGAAGGAGGCTGCGGAAAAACTGGGTGTGACAGTGCGAACGGTGCAGCGTTTAGTAAAAAAATGGGAAGAGGATGGCTTAGTCGCATTCACTCAGACAGGTAGGGCTGATAAAGGAAAACATCGAATTGGTGAGTTTTGGGAAAACTTCATCATTACAACTTACAAGGAAGGTAACAAGGGTAGTAAACGCATGACTCCCAAACAAGTTGACCTGAGAGTTCAAGCTAAAGCACGAGAACTAGGCGACTCAAAACCGCCTAATTACAGGACAGTTTTAAGGGTGTTAGCTCCTATTCTGGAACAGAAAGAAAAAACTAAGAGTATCCGCAGCCCTGGTTGGAGGGGAACAACACTTTCAGTTAAAACCCGTGAAGGGCAAGATTTATCTGTTGACTACAGCAACCATGTCTGGCAATGTGACCATACCCGTGTAGATGTTTTGTTAGTAGATCAGCATGGTGAACTTCTAGGTCGTCCCTGGCTAACAACAGTAATTGACACCTACTCTCGTTGCATTATGGGTATCAATTTGGGTTTTGATGCGCCTAGTTCAGTGGTAGTAGCTTTAGCATTACGCCATGCAATTTTGCCAAAAAGGTACGGTTCAGAGTATAAGCTGCACTGTGAATGGGGAACTTACGGTAAGCCAGAACATTTTTATACTGATGGAGGTAAAGATTTTCGTTCAAACCACTTAAGCCAGATTGGGGCGCAATTGGGGTTTGTTTGTCATTTACGCGATCGCCCCAGTGAAGGTGGTATTGTTGAGCGTCCTTTTAAGACATTGAATGACCAACTATTTTCAACGCTTCCAGGGTATACCGGATCTAATGTACAGGAACGCCCAGAAGATGCGGAGAAGGACGCAAGACTCACTCTCAGAGAACTAGAACAGTTACTTGTTCGCTTCATTGTTGACCGCTACAACCAAAGTATTGATGCGCGAATGGGCGATCAAACTCGCTTTGGGCGTTGGGAAGCGGGATTACCTACAGTACCAGTGCCAATCGAAGAACGTGATTTAGATATTTGCCTAATGAAGCAGTCACGACGCACAGTACAAAGAGGTGGATGCTTACAGTTTCAAAATGTGATGTATCGAGGGGAGTATCTAGCAGGATATGCTGGGGAAACGGTCAATTTAAGATATGACCCCAGAGATATTACAACGGTGCTGGTTTATCGCCAGGAGAAAAGCCAAGAAGTTTTTCTGACTCGCGCTCATGCTCAAGGTTTGGAGACTGAGCAACTTTCACTAGATGAAGCCCTTGCTGCTAGTCGTAGACTGCGTAATGCAGGTAAAACTGTTAGCAACCAAGCCTTATTGCAAGAAGTCCTTGAGCGTGATGCTTTGGTAGCAAACAAGAAAAGTCGCAAGGAACGCCAAAAATTGGAGCAGGAAATCTTGCGTTCTACTGCGGTTAATGAAAGTAAAACTGAGTCCTTACCATCTCCAGTTATGGAAGCAGAAGAAGTGGAATCTACTACTCAGGTTCAATCTTCATCTCCAGAACTAGAGGTGTGGGACTACGAACAATTGCGTGAAGAATACGGATTTTAA
- a CDS encoding TniB family NTP-binding protein, translating into MTDAQAIAKQLGGVKPDDEWLQAEIARLKGKSIVPLQQVRSLHDWLDGKRKARQSCRVVGESRTGKTVACDAYRYRQKVQAEVGRPPIVPVVYIQPPQKCGAKDLFQEIIEYLKFKATKGTVSDFRGRTMEVLKGCGVEMIIVDEADRLKPETFAEVRDIYDKLGIAIVLVGTDRLEAVIKRDEQVYNRFRACHRFGKLSGKEFQDTVQTWEDKVLKLPLPSNLISKDMQQILTSATEGYIGRLDEILREAAIRALSRGLKKIDKAVLQEVTQEYK; encoded by the coding sequence ATGACAGATGCACAAGCGATCGCCAAGCAATTGGGTGGGGTCAAACCAGATGATGAGTGGTTGCAAGCTGAAATTGCTCGTCTCAAGGGCAAAAGCATTGTTCCATTACAGCAAGTAAGGTCTTTGCATGATTGGTTAGATGGAAAACGTAAGGCACGGCAATCCTGCCGAGTAGTTGGGGAATCACGCACGGGTAAGACAGTTGCTTGTGATGCCTACAGATACAGACAAAAAGTACAGGCGGAGGTGGGACGACCACCAATTGTCCCTGTGGTTTATATTCAGCCGCCCCAAAAATGCGGTGCTAAGGATTTGTTTCAAGAAATTATTGAGTATCTAAAATTTAAAGCAACTAAGGGAACAGTATCAGATTTTCGTGGCAGAACAATGGAGGTATTAAAGGGCTGTGGCGTAGAAATGATCATTGTTGATGAAGCTGATCGCCTCAAGCCTGAGACGTTTGCTGAGGTGCGTGATATTTATGACAAGTTGGGGATTGCTATTGTTTTAGTAGGAACTGATCGATTAGAGGCAGTTATTAAGCGAGATGAACAAGTTTATAACCGCTTTCGGGCTTGTCATCGTTTTGGGAAGTTGTCAGGGAAGGAGTTCCAAGATACTGTACAAACTTGGGAAGATAAAGTTTTAAAGTTACCATTGCCTTCTAATCTCATTAGCAAGGATATGCAGCAGATTTTAACTTCGGCAACCGAAGGTTACATTGGTCGGCTAGATGAAATTCTTAGGGAAGCAGCAATTCGTGCTTTATCAAGGGGATTAAAGAAAATTGACAAGGCTGTTTTACAGGAAGTGACACAGGAGTATAAGTGA
- a CDS encoding TniQ family protein translates to MAAPDVKPWLFIIQPYEGESLSHFLGRFRRANHLSPAGLGNLAGIGAVVARWERFHFNPRPSQKELEAIASVVEVDADRLAQMLPPLGVGMQHEPIRLCGACYAEAPCHRIEWQYKSVWKCDRHQLKILAKCPNCQAPFKMPALWEDGCCHRCRMPFAEMAKQQKS, encoded by the coding sequence ATGGCAGCACCAGATGTTAAACCCTGGCTTTTTATTATCCAACCCTATGAAGGGGAAAGCTTGAGCCATTTTCTAGGTCGATTTAGACGTGCTAACCATTTATCTCCTGCTGGGTTGGGCAATTTGGCAGGTATTGGTGCAGTAGTAGCACGGTGGGAAAGGTTTCATTTTAACCCTCGTCCCAGTCAAAAAGAGTTAGAGGCGATCGCATCTGTAGTAGAAGTAGATGCAGACAGGTTAGCTCAAATGCTTCCACCTTTGGGAGTGGGTATGCAGCATGAGCCAATCCGCCTGTGTGGGGCTTGCTATGCCGAAGCACCTTGTCACCGGATTGAGTGGCAATATAAATCAGTGTGGAAGTGCGATCGCCATCAACTCAAAATTTTAGCGAAGTGTCCCAATTGTCAAGCACCTTTCAAAATGCCTGCGTTGTGGGAGGATGGGTGCTGTCATAGATGTAGGATGCCATTTGCAGAAATGGCAAAGCAACAGAAGAGCTAA
- a CDS encoding restriction endonuclease subunit S, which yields MKLETFFENFELLTDAPKAVSTLQKIILQLAVMGKLVPNNTNDSQVPLKLEEFVDKKNRNKNIAQLKNDEYPFYVHINWQWQRLNNLGKTQTGTTPATSNPDFYGNDYSFIKPADISFSDIRYNVEGLSEEGVKNGRLVPKNSVLMVSIGGSIGKVGLVDRDCSCNQQINYITLKEQILPKLIYYFLKSPYFQQQVLLLAPTTTMPILSKGKWDTIPIPVPPLAEQKRIVEKCDRLLSICDEIEKRQQQRQDSILRMNESAIAQLLSSQNPDDFCQHWQRICNNFDLLYSVPETIPKLRQAILQLAVQGKLVRQDPNDEPAQELLNKIKSDQDKSLPSISSEEIPFDLPHGWIFARLGNLIEPSRDITYGIIKLGLEPTEDGVKTLRCSDILYRRINNSNIRSVTRDLSEQYSRTIIQGGELLMNIRGTLGGCAIATEEYKGCNIAREVAMIPISHHISNLYILDVISSPFIQIKTMQNLRGIAYKGLNLNLLRMFVIPLPPLAEQKRIVEKCDRLMSLCDTLEAKLKQGRDSSEKLMEVAAKQVLTA from the coding sequence TCCTAACAATACTAATGATAGTCAAGTACCCTTGAAATTGGAAGAATTTGTAGATAAAAAAAATCGTAATAAAAATATTGCTCAATTAAAAAATGATGAATACCCGTTTTATGTACATATAAATTGGCAATGGCAAAGATTAAATAATTTAGGAAAGACACAAACAGGAACAACACCAGCAACCAGTAATCCTGATTTTTATGGGAATGATTATTCTTTTATAAAACCAGCAGATATATCTTTTAGTGATATCAGATATAACGTAGAAGGTCTATCGGAAGAAGGTGTTAAGAATGGCAGGCTTGTACCAAAAAATTCAGTTTTAATGGTTTCTATCGGTGGTTCTATTGGCAAAGTTGGTTTGGTAGATAGAGATTGCTCCTGTAATCAACAAATCAATTACATAACTTTAAAAGAACAAATTTTACCAAAGCTTATATATTACTTTTTAAAATCTCCTTATTTTCAACAGCAAGTTTTGTTACTAGCTCCTACTACAACGATGCCAATTCTGAGTAAAGGCAAATGGGATACTATTCCTATCCCAGTTCCACCACTTGCAGAACAAAAACGCATTGTAGAGAAGTGCGATCGCCTGCTTTCCATCTGTGACGAAATCGAAAAACGCCAGCAGCAAAGGCAAGATAGCATTTTGAGGATGAATGAGAGTGCGATCGCTCAACTCCTTTCATCCCAAAATCCCGATGATTTCTGCCAACACTGGCAGCGTATTTGCAACAATTTTGACCTACTCTACAGCGTTCCTGAAACAATTCCTAAACTGCGTCAGGCGATTTTGCAATTGGCTGTGCAGGGTAAACTAGTGCGTCAAGATCCAAATGATGAGCCAGCACAAGAATTACTCAATAAAATCAAAAGTGATCAAGATAAATCATTACCTTCAATTAGCTCTGAAGAAATTCCGTTTGATTTACCTCATGGATGGATTTTTGCAAGGCTTGGCAATCTTATAGAACCTTCTAGAGATATTACTTACGGAATTATCAAACTAGGTTTAGAGCCAACAGAAGACGGAGTAAAAACTTTAAGATGTAGCGATATTCTTTATCGAAGGATCAATAATTCAAATATAAGGAGTGTAACTAGAGATTTATCAGAGCAATATAGTAGGACGATTATACAAGGTGGCGAACTTTTAATGAATATTCGAGGAACTTTAGGAGGATGCGCTATAGCTACAGAGGAATACAAAGGATGCAATATTGCAAGAGAAGTTGCAATGATTCCTATTAGCCATCATATTTCCAACTTATATATACTTGATGTCATTTCATCCCCCTTTATTCAGATAAAGACTATGCAGAATTTAAGAGGAATTGCATACAAGGGATTAAACCTCAATCTTCTCAGAATGTTTGTAATTCCTCTCCCACCGCTTGCAGAACAAAAACGTATTGTAGAGAAGTGCGATCGCCTGATGTCTCTTTGCGATACCCTAGAAGCCAAATTAAAACAAGGACGAGATAGCAGCGAGAAACTGATGGAAGTTGCAGCAAAGCAGGTGTTAACAGCCTGA